In Ailuropoda melanoleuca isolate Jingjing chromosome 4, ASM200744v2, whole genome shotgun sequence, the following proteins share a genomic window:
- the ETAA1 gene encoding ewing's tumor-associated antigen 1 isoform X2, translating to MLGVWIGATAIPCTPSVAKGKSRAKISCTKLKTQNQEEELMKLAKQFDKNMEELDVIQEQNKRNHDFIQTISEAETLSNYKDNVQMQLLHDIVPEIDNSIIKKPMKENTRMSVVNDQNSIQKLFDQNAEAAFNAIFDGSTQKCSGQFSQDLSDAFLNMSNTTFEKKSALKEEKIIMNESLVPEKLPDKTPRSLFCQVDTPGMTKSCVTSYTEKPEAFHKYLDAFTTSDFEDDWENLLSNEPFVMQNVNMCEPFPAPKTAQIADQKGIYNFNNKNDKNKSRMNTSLDTRLRDSKILQDLPSKTRNKESIDSGKYGFSLNPNDKPSKLPSTGNKMKFEKSFSKTVVQDEIQDCAVASNLTKVKEDMHTKFTSDVNISEKSALNTGYSNEQKNKSIYNQSFKAPANIDPFGSATLGNETSVSNPNQTNASKLGSFFDDWNDPSFANEIVKACHQLEDTWEADDVDDDLLYQACDDIERLTQQQDIRKDSKISESKLDINNSSKHGAKTMFTTSKQESQLVQSKHLNLSSISGYTSFTNSSQLNKPVKMEKEICGNSPSFLGATTNLTIYSKNSNDQIDNLHYACNNTDVPIQVTSTESVLIGNSSLNVRSDHRNTETATDKKKLSTQHLSHRSTTDGPKSDLNRPVRFPKYTFTKMKNSQILSQLNQNCIPARVSDTKITQGLEKNKTVNPFCGKTVQQQSLAKRSESLKQPPKEEEEKNKKYSPEEIQRKRQEALVRRMAKAQASSVKAAPTYEILVVRRNKDS from the exons ATGCTAGGCGTGTGGATTGGTGCAACTGCTATTCCTTGTACTCCCAGTGtagcaaaaggaaaatcaagagcAAAAATCAGCTGCACAAA gttaaaaacacaaaatcaagaGGAAGAACTTATGAAATTGGCTAAGcaatttgataaaaatatggAAGAGCTAGATGTGAttcaagagcaaaacaaaagaaatcatgatTTTATCCAGACAATTTCAGAAGCAGAGACTTTAAGCAATTATAAAGATAATGTACAGATGCAGTTATTACATGATATAGTTCCTGAAATAGATAATTCTATAATAAAGAAGCCAATGAAAGAAAACACCAGAATGTCTGTGGTAAATGATCAAAATAGCATTCAGAAGCTATTTGACCAAAATGCTGAAGCAGCCTTTAATGCCATTTTTGATGGTTCTACTCAGAAATGTAGTGGACAGTTCAGCCAAgatttgtcagatgcttttttaaaCATGAGTAATACcacctttgaaaagaaaagcgctttaaaagaggagaaaataattatgaatgaaagTCTGGTCCCTGAAAAACTGCCAGATAAAACCCCAAGATCACTTTTTTGTCAAGTAGACACTCCTGGAATGACAAAATCATGTGTGACTTCTTATACTGAGAAGCCAGAAGCTTTTCATAAATACCTTGATGCATTTACTACCAGTGATTTTGAGGATGATTGGGAAAACTTACTAAGTAATGAACCTTTTGTTATGCAAAATGTCAACATGTGTGAACCTTTCCCTGCTCCTAAAACAGCCCAGATTGCTGATCAAAAGGGAATTTATAACTTCAACaataagaatgataaaaataagtcaaGAATGAATACAAGTCTAGATACCAGGTTAAGAGATTCAAAAATTTTACAGGATCTCCCTTCAAAGACACGTAACAAGGAATCAATAGATTCTGGAAAATATGGGTTTTCACTAAATCCAAACGATAAACCAAGCAAATTACCATccactggaaataaaatgaaatttgagaaATCTTTCAGTAAAACTGTTGTTCAAGACGAAATTCAAGACTGTGCAGTTGCGTCTAATCTGacaaaagtaaaagaagataTGCACACTAAATTTACTTCTGatgtaaatatttctgaaaagtcAGCTTTGAACACAGGATATTctaatgaacaaaaaaataagtcCATTTATAATCAGTCTTTTAAAGCACCTGCTAATATAGATCCTTTTGGCTCTGCAACTTTGGGCAATGAAACCAGTGTTTCTAATCCAAATCAGACTAATGCATCAAAGTTAGGTTCTTTCTTTGATGACTGGAATGATCCATCATTTGCCAATGAAATTGTTAAAGCATGTCATCAATTAGAGGATACCTGGGAAGCAGATGATGTAGATGATGATTTATTATACCAAGCATGTGATGATATTGAAAGACTAACTCAGCAACAAGACATTAGAAAGGACAGCAAGATATCAGAAAGTAAACTTGATATCAATAATAGTTCCAAACATGGAGCCAAAACTATGTTTACTACATCTAAACAAGAAAGTCAGTTGGTGCAATCGAAGCATTTGAATCTGAGCAGCATTTCAGGGTATACATCTTTCACAAATAGCTCACAATTAAATAAACCagtaaagatggaaaaagaaatttgtgGAAATTCTCCAAGCTTTTTAGGTGCTACAACTAATTTAACAATATACTCTAAGAACTCAAATGATCAGATCGATAATCTACATTATGCCTGTAATAACACTGATGTTCCAATACAAGTGACTAGTACTGAATCAGTTCTTATAGGAAATTCAAGTTTGAATGTGAGGTCAGATCATAGGAATACAGAAACTGCTACTGACAAGAAGAAATTAAGTACTCAGCATCTATCCCATAGGAGCACAACAGATGGACCTAAGAGTGACCTTAACAGACCAGTTCGATTTCCTAAGTATACatttacaaagatgaaaaattctcaaattctttCCCAGCTTAATCAAAATTGTATACCAGCAAGAGTTTCCGATACCAAAATTACACAgggtttggagaaaaataaaactgtcaaccCATTTTGTGGGAAGACTGTTCAACAGCAGTCTTTGGCAAAACGTTCTGAATCTTTGAAACAACCTCCAAAAG aggaagaagagaaaaataaaaagtattctcctgaagaaattcaaagaaaaagacaagaagcaTTGGTTCGAAGAATGGCCAAAGCACAAGCATCATCTGTAAAGGCAGCTCCCACTTACGAAATATTAGTTGTAAGACGTAACAAAGACAGTTAA
- the ETAA1 gene encoding ewing's tumor-associated antigen 1 isoform X1: MSRRRKHGDSPGLKNTPRKAPAAEECSSMVEPGKRRLRSARGSGPRRAGDTSPRSVLQQEQPPAAASCSKSNPEERYETPKRVLKMDFLSSAFSSPNDPDGQNDIFWDQNSPMTKQLGKGRKKQIYTTDSDEISHIVNRIAPQDEKPTTNSMLGVWIGATAIPCTPSVAKGKSRAKISCTKLKTQNQEEELMKLAKQFDKNMEELDVIQEQNKRNHDFIQTISEAETLSNYKDNVQMQLLHDIVPEIDNSIIKKPMKENTRMSVVNDQNSIQKLFDQNAEAAFNAIFDGSTQKCSGQFSQDLSDAFLNMSNTTFEKKSALKEEKIIMNESLVPEKLPDKTPRSLFCQVDTPGMTKSCVTSYTEKPEAFHKYLDAFTTSDFEDDWENLLSNEPFVMQNVNMCEPFPAPKTAQIADQKGIYNFNNKNDKNKSRMNTSLDTRLRDSKILQDLPSKTRNKESIDSGKYGFSLNPNDKPSKLPSTGNKMKFEKSFSKTVVQDEIQDCAVASNLTKVKEDMHTKFTSDVNISEKSALNTGYSNEQKNKSIYNQSFKAPANIDPFGSATLGNETSVSNPNQTNASKLGSFFDDWNDPSFANEIVKACHQLEDTWEADDVDDDLLYQACDDIERLTQQQDIRKDSKISESKLDINNSSKHGAKTMFTTSKQESQLVQSKHLNLSSISGYTSFTNSSQLNKPVKMEKEICGNSPSFLGATTNLTIYSKNSNDQIDNLHYACNNTDVPIQVTSTESVLIGNSSLNVRSDHRNTETATDKKKLSTQHLSHRSTTDGPKSDLNRPVRFPKYTFTKMKNSQILSQLNQNCIPARVSDTKITQGLEKNKTVNPFCGKTVQQQSLAKRSESLKQPPKEEEEKNKKYSPEEIQRKRQEALVRRMAKAQASSVKAAPTYEILVVRRNKDS; this comes from the exons ATGAGTCGGCGAAGGAAACATGGGGACAGCCCTGGCCTGAAGAACACGCCGCGCAAAGCTCCGGCGGCTGAGGAATGCAGCTCGATGGTCGAGCCAGGGAAGAGGCGGCTGAGGTCGGCCCGCGGCTCAGGGCCCCGCAGGGCCGGAGACACGTCTCCCCGGTCCGTGCTGCAACAAGAGCAGCCTCCAGCAGCCGCTTCGTGCAGTAAAAGTAACCCCGAGG AAAGATATGAAACACCAAAGAGAGTACTGAAAATGGATTTCTTgtcatctgccttcagttctcCTAATGATCCAGATGGACAGAATGATATCTTTTGGGATCAAAATTCTCCAATGACAAAACAGTTAG gtaaaggaagaaaaaaacagatttacaCCACAGATAGTGATGAAATCTCACATATTGTTAATCGCATTGCTCCTCAG GAtgaaaaaccaacaacaaacTCCATGCTAGGCGTGTGGATTGGTGCAACTGCTATTCCTTGTACTCCCAGTGtagcaaaaggaaaatcaagagcAAAAATCAGCTGCACAAA gttaaaaacacaaaatcaagaGGAAGAACTTATGAAATTGGCTAAGcaatttgataaaaatatggAAGAGCTAGATGTGAttcaagagcaaaacaaaagaaatcatgatTTTATCCAGACAATTTCAGAAGCAGAGACTTTAAGCAATTATAAAGATAATGTACAGATGCAGTTATTACATGATATAGTTCCTGAAATAGATAATTCTATAATAAAGAAGCCAATGAAAGAAAACACCAGAATGTCTGTGGTAAATGATCAAAATAGCATTCAGAAGCTATTTGACCAAAATGCTGAAGCAGCCTTTAATGCCATTTTTGATGGTTCTACTCAGAAATGTAGTGGACAGTTCAGCCAAgatttgtcagatgcttttttaaaCATGAGTAATACcacctttgaaaagaaaagcgctttaaaagaggagaaaataattatgaatgaaagTCTGGTCCCTGAAAAACTGCCAGATAAAACCCCAAGATCACTTTTTTGTCAAGTAGACACTCCTGGAATGACAAAATCATGTGTGACTTCTTATACTGAGAAGCCAGAAGCTTTTCATAAATACCTTGATGCATTTACTACCAGTGATTTTGAGGATGATTGGGAAAACTTACTAAGTAATGAACCTTTTGTTATGCAAAATGTCAACATGTGTGAACCTTTCCCTGCTCCTAAAACAGCCCAGATTGCTGATCAAAAGGGAATTTATAACTTCAACaataagaatgataaaaataagtcaaGAATGAATACAAGTCTAGATACCAGGTTAAGAGATTCAAAAATTTTACAGGATCTCCCTTCAAAGACACGTAACAAGGAATCAATAGATTCTGGAAAATATGGGTTTTCACTAAATCCAAACGATAAACCAAGCAAATTACCATccactggaaataaaatgaaatttgagaaATCTTTCAGTAAAACTGTTGTTCAAGACGAAATTCAAGACTGTGCAGTTGCGTCTAATCTGacaaaagtaaaagaagataTGCACACTAAATTTACTTCTGatgtaaatatttctgaaaagtcAGCTTTGAACACAGGATATTctaatgaacaaaaaaataagtcCATTTATAATCAGTCTTTTAAAGCACCTGCTAATATAGATCCTTTTGGCTCTGCAACTTTGGGCAATGAAACCAGTGTTTCTAATCCAAATCAGACTAATGCATCAAAGTTAGGTTCTTTCTTTGATGACTGGAATGATCCATCATTTGCCAATGAAATTGTTAAAGCATGTCATCAATTAGAGGATACCTGGGAAGCAGATGATGTAGATGATGATTTATTATACCAAGCATGTGATGATATTGAAAGACTAACTCAGCAACAAGACATTAGAAAGGACAGCAAGATATCAGAAAGTAAACTTGATATCAATAATAGTTCCAAACATGGAGCCAAAACTATGTTTACTACATCTAAACAAGAAAGTCAGTTGGTGCAATCGAAGCATTTGAATCTGAGCAGCATTTCAGGGTATACATCTTTCACAAATAGCTCACAATTAAATAAACCagtaaagatggaaaaagaaatttgtgGAAATTCTCCAAGCTTTTTAGGTGCTACAACTAATTTAACAATATACTCTAAGAACTCAAATGATCAGATCGATAATCTACATTATGCCTGTAATAACACTGATGTTCCAATACAAGTGACTAGTACTGAATCAGTTCTTATAGGAAATTCAAGTTTGAATGTGAGGTCAGATCATAGGAATACAGAAACTGCTACTGACAAGAAGAAATTAAGTACTCAGCATCTATCCCATAGGAGCACAACAGATGGACCTAAGAGTGACCTTAACAGACCAGTTCGATTTCCTAAGTATACatttacaaagatgaaaaattctcaaattctttCCCAGCTTAATCAAAATTGTATACCAGCAAGAGTTTCCGATACCAAAATTACACAgggtttggagaaaaataaaactgtcaaccCATTTTGTGGGAAGACTGTTCAACAGCAGTCTTTGGCAAAACGTTCTGAATCTTTGAAACAACCTCCAAAAG aggaagaagagaaaaataaaaagtattctcctgaagaaattcaaagaaaaagacaagaagcaTTGGTTCGAAGAATGGCCAAAGCACAAGCATCATCTGTAAAGGCAGCTCCCACTTACGAAATATTAGTTGTAAGACGTAACAAAGACAGTTAA